One Pantoea trifolii genomic region harbors:
- a CDS encoding thioredoxin, protein MSQSTALHADPLVWGHGPKVFEVFLEPTCPFSVRAFNKLDALLQLVGEEKMTLKIRLQSQPWHMYSGVIVRYILAASTLPEGKAAAKKVLQAVADHREEFEFIDHSHGPNMDATPNQILDRLEQYSGVNAREPFLRAGLQNEIKWHSKYSRQNGIHVSPTFITNGLVQLDIGSGDEIESWAKRILA, encoded by the coding sequence ATGAGCCAATCCACCGCATTACACGCCGATCCGCTGGTTTGGGGCCACGGCCCGAAAGTGTTTGAAGTCTTTCTGGAACCGACCTGCCCGTTCTCCGTGCGCGCATTCAACAAGCTCGACGCGCTGCTGCAATTAGTGGGCGAAGAGAAGATGACGTTAAAAATCCGTTTGCAATCACAGCCCTGGCATATGTATTCGGGTGTGATTGTGCGCTACATCCTTGCCGCCTCAACCTTGCCGGAAGGCAAAGCGGCAGCCAAAAAGGTGCTGCAAGCGGTGGCCGATCATCGTGAAGAGTTCGAGTTTATCGATCACAGCCACGGCCCGAATATGGACGCGACGCCGAATCAGATTCTCGATCGTCTTGAGCAGTACAGCGGCGTTAACGCACGCGAACCGTTCCTGCGTGCCGGACTGCAAAATGAGATCAAATGGCACAGCAAATATTCGCGGCAAAATGGCATCCACGTTTCACCAACCTTCATCACCAATGGGTTAGTGCAGCTGGATATCGGCAGCGGCGACGAGATTGAATCCTGGGCCAAACGCATTCTCGCCTAA
- a CDS encoding cupin domain-containing protein, whose product MITNLFRDFPAAAQNGSAETFEALLTQPNLHIERIVSTGQASPPDFWYCQTQGEWVIILQGSAGLQLEGEAQERHLQVGDFVEIPAGCRHRVNWTDSSGPTVWLAVHYGAIPPDLA is encoded by the coding sequence ATGATAACCAACCTGTTTCGCGATTTTCCCGCCGCCGCACAGAACGGCAGCGCAGAGACGTTCGAAGCGCTGCTAACGCAGCCCAATCTACACATCGAACGCATCGTTTCCACCGGGCAAGCCAGTCCACCGGATTTCTGGTACTGCCAGACGCAAGGTGAATGGGTGATAATTTTACAGGGATCGGCAGGATTGCAGCTGGAAGGGGAAGCGCAGGAGCGTCATTTGCAGGTTGGCGATTTTGTGGAGATTCCCGCAGGCTGCCGCCATCGCGTCAACTGGACGGACAGCAGCGGCCCAACGGTGTGGCTCGCGGTGCATTACGGCGCGATTCCGCCTGATTTGGCCTAA
- a CDS encoding molybdate ABC transporter permease subunit, protein MKTRHATALWLSLPALLLLAVPFLTLIGVTNWQHLQLAWGDGNAIATSLGLGVIALLLIFVSGLPLAWWLSQARGRMRLIVELLVMIPLLTPPLAMGILLVSAYGPYSLPGELLEKFGWTLVNNPAAFILAQWYGALPYFVTTARSAFAGVPKPILEAGRTLGASPWQRFWRLSIPLAAPGLATASALAWARAMGEFGIVMIFAWFPQGMPVQLYNNLQNNGIDAVYVLLWLLLLFTLPMPLICFALSRRM, encoded by the coding sequence ATGAAAACCCGTCACGCCACCGCGCTATGGCTGTCACTGCCCGCACTGCTGTTGCTGGCGGTGCCTTTTCTCACGCTGATTGGCGTCACCAACTGGCAGCATCTGCAGCTGGCGTGGGGCGATGGCAATGCTATCGCTACGTCGCTGGGTTTGGGTGTGATCGCGCTATTGCTGATTTTTGTCAGTGGATTGCCGCTGGCATGGTGGCTGTCGCAGGCGCGCGGTCGGATGCGGTTAATCGTCGAACTGCTGGTGATGATCCCGCTGCTGACGCCGCCGCTGGCGATGGGGATTTTGTTGGTAAGCGCTTACGGGCCGTATAGTTTGCCGGGTGAACTGTTGGAGAAGTTTGGCTGGACGCTGGTGAATAATCCGGCCGCGTTTATTCTGGCGCAATGGTACGGCGCGTTGCCCTACTTCGTCACCACCGCACGTTCGGCGTTTGCCGGTGTGCCAAAGCCGATTCTGGAAGCGGGCCGCACGTTGGGCGCGTCGCCGTGGCAGCGTTTTTGGCGTCTATCGATCCCGCTTGCCGCGCCGGGGCTGGCAACCGCCAGCGCACTGGCGTGGGCGCGTGCTATGGGCGAGTTTGGCATCGTGATGATCTTTGCCTGGTTCCCGCAGGGCATGCCGGTTCAGCTGTATAACAACCTGCAAAATAATGGCATCGACGCGGTGTATGTGCTGCTGTGGTTGCTGCTGCTGTTTACGTTGCCGATGCCGCTGATCTGTTTTGCGCTGTCACGCCGCATGTGA
- the ahr gene encoding NADPH-dependent aldehyde reductase Ahr, with protein MKIKSYAALNAGEALVPHEYEAGELAAEEVQVEVDYCGVCHSDLSMIDNEWGISSFPVIAGHEVIGRISALGDAAQNKGLKVGQRVGIGWTAKSCQHCNACINGEHVNCENGSVPTIMNKGGFASHLRADWQWVIPLPEAMDYTSAGPLLCGGITVFKPLLMHHVTATSRVGVIGIGGLGHMAIKLLRAMGAEVTAFSSNASKTESIKAMGADRVVNSRDPQALNALAGQFDLIISTVAVDLDWAPYFQALAPHGKFHTVGAVMKPFEVPAFSLIMGDRAVTGSSTGSPGQLRSLMKLASRADIAPQVEEFPMSKINEALDHVRAGKANYRVVLKADF; from the coding sequence ATGAAAATCAAAAGTTATGCCGCCTTGAACGCGGGTGAAGCGCTGGTGCCTCACGAGTACGAAGCTGGTGAACTGGCTGCTGAAGAGGTGCAGGTTGAGGTCGATTACTGCGGTGTTTGTCACTCAGATTTGTCGATGATCGATAACGAGTGGGGCATCTCCTCGTTCCCGGTGATTGCCGGCCATGAAGTGATTGGTCGCATCAGCGCCTTAGGCGACGCGGCGCAAAACAAAGGTTTGAAAGTGGGCCAGCGCGTGGGCATCGGCTGGACAGCGAAAAGCTGTCAGCACTGTAATGCCTGTATCAATGGCGAGCACGTCAACTGTGAAAACGGTTCGGTGCCAACCATCATGAATAAAGGCGGTTTTGCCAGCCATCTGCGTGCCGACTGGCAATGGGTGATCCCGCTGCCGGAAGCGATGGATTACACTTCGGCGGGTCCACTGCTGTGTGGCGGCATCACCGTATTTAAACCGCTGTTGATGCATCATGTCACCGCAACCAGCCGCGTTGGCGTGATCGGCATTGGCGGCCTGGGCCACATGGCGATTAAATTGCTGCGTGCGATGGGTGCAGAAGTGACGGCATTCAGCTCCAACGCCAGCAAAACCGAGTCGATCAAAGCGATGGGCGCGGACCGCGTGGTTAACAGCCGCGACCCACAGGCGCTGAACGCGCTGGCTGGGCAATTTGATTTGATCATCAGCACGGTAGCCGTCGATCTCGATTGGGCACCGTACTTCCAGGCGCTGGCACCGCACGGTAAATTCCACACCGTCGGCGCAGTAATGAAGCCGTTTGAAGTGCCGGCGTTCAGCCTGATTATGGGCGATCGCGCGGTGACCGGTTCTTCTACCGGTTCACCAGGCCAGCTGCGTTCACTGATGAAACTGGCATCGCGTGCGGATATCGCGCCACAGGTGGAAGAGTTCCCGATGTCCAAAATCAACGAAGCGTTGGATCACGTACGCGCGGGTAAAGCCAATTACCGCGTAGTGTTGAAAGCCGATTTTTAA
- a CDS encoding DUF2946 domain-containing protein, whose amino-acid sequence MTFTHHFRQRFTACVAIVAVLLLFVAPIVSKTLMERQSQLRSMPQHSMMVSSMSHHEMMMADMPMPGMSHHMMDDGEFACGYCDLLVHVPLLMWVFIPFIWLIMVISRAPPLPRVVAPIVRRFSSIHRPRAPPAPLSC is encoded by the coding sequence ATGACGTTTACACATCACTTCCGCCAGCGTTTCACTGCCTGCGTCGCCATTGTGGCGGTGCTGCTGCTGTTCGTCGCGCCGATTGTGTCGAAAACGTTGATGGAGCGTCAAAGCCAGCTGCGGTCAATGCCGCAGCACAGCATGATGGTTAGCTCAATGAGCCATCATGAAATGATGATGGCGGATATGCCGATGCCCGGCATGAGCCATCACATGATGGACGACGGCGAGTTTGCCTGCGGCTACTGTGATCTGCTGGTGCATGTCCCGCTATTGATGTGGGTGTTTATTCCGTTCATCTGGCTGATCATGGTGATCTCACGCGCCCCGCCGCTGCCCCGCGTGGTTGCGCCGATTGTGCGTCGCTTTAGCAGCATTCATCGTCCGCGCGCCCCGCCTGCACCGCTTTCCTGCTGA
- the glsB gene encoding glutaminase B, which yields MSELSNALLEEIVSEVRPLTQQGKVADYIPALADVDADQLGIAICTPDGRCFQAGDAATRFSIQSISKVLSLSVALTLYEDGEIWQRVGKEPSGQAFNSLVQLELEQGKPRNPFINAGALVMCDLLESRLTAPRQRMLEIVRRLAQQNDINYDRVVARSEYEHSARNAAIAWLMKSFGNFHNDVSKVMETYFHYCSLAMSCEELARTFLYLANQGRTQDDESAVISPRQARQVNALMMTSGMYDGAGEFAWRVGMPAKSGVGGGIVAVIPGDMSIAVWSPALDHSGNSLAGTALLEKLTERLGRSIF from the coding sequence GTGTCGGAACTCAGTAATGCATTGCTAGAAGAGATTGTCAGCGAAGTTCGCCCGCTCACCCAACAGGGGAAAGTGGCGGATTATATTCCGGCGCTGGCCGACGTGGATGCCGACCAGCTCGGCATCGCCATTTGCACGCCTGACGGACGCTGTTTTCAGGCCGGCGATGCCGCGACACGTTTCTCCATCCAATCAATTTCCAAAGTGTTGTCACTCAGCGTGGCGCTCACCTTGTATGAGGATGGTGAAATCTGGCAACGCGTCGGCAAAGAGCCGTCCGGCCAGGCGTTCAATTCGCTAGTGCAGCTGGAGCTGGAACAAGGCAAACCGCGCAATCCGTTTATCAATGCCGGTGCGCTGGTGATGTGCGATCTGCTTGAAAGCCGCCTGACAGCACCACGTCAGCGCATGCTGGAAATTGTGCGTCGTCTGGCGCAGCAAAACGACATCAATTACGATCGCGTCGTCGCGCGCTCTGAATACGAACATTCGGCACGCAATGCCGCCATTGCCTGGCTGATGAAATCCTTCGGCAACTTCCATAACGATGTCAGCAAAGTGATGGAAACCTATTTTCACTACTGCTCGTTAGCGATGAGTTGTGAAGAACTGGCGCGCACCTTTCTCTATCTCGCCAATCAGGGCCGCACTCAGGATGATGAATCAGCGGTGATCTCACCGCGCCAGGCACGTCAGGTGAACGCCTTGATGATGACCAGCGGCATGTACGATGGTGCCGGGGAATTCGCCTGGCGCGTGGGTATGCCAGCGAAGTCGGGCGTCGGCGGCGGCATTGTCGCGGTGATCCCCGGCGACATGAGTATCGCAGTCTGGTCGCCCGCGCTGGATCATTCGGGTAACTCCTTAGCAGGCACCGCGCTGCTGGAGAAACTTACCGAACGACTGGGAAGATCGATTTTTTAA
- a CDS encoding extracellular solute-binding protein, protein MRFTHLTALLLTAGAGFSLHAQTNTDIRVTYAGSMGKVMDQSLGPAFAKQNNGTYEGQGQGAYGMARLLASKKITADVFVSITPGPMQILKDAGLIDDAVPVASTSMVVAYSPKGKYAQQFAQAKGSNTSWLKVLATPGIKFGRTDPINDPKGQNIIFTLLLAEKYYHQPGIADKIMGGYQNPAQTHLEGGLLTRLESGQVDAAAGYESEVISAHLPYVALPDEINLSNPAMAKQWYNTVSFSVKDGAGKDKVLHTQPLVYYAAVLKNAPHGAAAGKAFVDFMLSQPGQALFKQNGYAAPKGSSIYP, encoded by the coding sequence ATGCGATTTACTCACCTCACCGCGCTGCTGCTCACAGCGGGCGCGGGCTTTAGTCTGCATGCACAAACGAACACCGATATCCGCGTGACCTACGCCGGTTCGATGGGCAAAGTGATGGACCAATCATTAGGTCCGGCCTTTGCTAAGCAAAATAACGGCACGTACGAAGGTCAGGGCCAGGGCGCCTATGGCATGGCACGTTTGCTGGCGAGCAAAAAAATCACCGCCGATGTGTTTGTTTCCATCACACCAGGGCCGATGCAGATCCTGAAAGATGCTGGATTGATTGATGATGCGGTCCCAGTGGCGAGCACCAGTATGGTGGTGGCGTATAGCCCGAAAGGAAAATACGCGCAGCAGTTCGCGCAGGCCAAAGGCAGCAACACCAGCTGGCTGAAGGTGCTGGCAACGCCAGGCATTAAGTTTGGCCGCACCGATCCGATCAACGACCCTAAAGGTCAGAACATCATCTTTACCCTGCTGCTAGCTGAGAAGTATTACCATCAGCCGGGCATCGCCGATAAAATTATGGGCGGCTATCAAAATCCGGCACAAACCCATCTGGAAGGCGGCCTGCTAACACGGCTGGAAAGCGGCCAGGTTGATGCCGCCGCCGGTTACGAGAGCGAAGTGATCTCCGCGCATCTGCCCTATGTGGCACTGCCCGACGAGATTAATCTGAGTAATCCGGCAATGGCGAAGCAGTGGTACAACACGGTGAGTTTCAGCGTGAAAGACGGCGCGGGCAAAGACAAAGTGCTACACACGCAGCCGCTGGTTTACTACGCCGCCGTGTTGAAGAACGCCCCGCACGGCGCTGCCGCCGGCAAAGCCTTTGTCGATTTTATGCTGAGTCAGCCGGGACAGGCGCTGTTTAAACAGAATGGCTATGCCGCGCCGAAAGGCAGTTCGATCTACCCTTGA
- a CDS encoding DUF2534 family protein, translating to MSAAHSAAPRGAVLNLLRRLHFYIGLFVAPFIFVAALSGTLYVLTPQLENLIYADALTAEPHGNAQPLSAQISAARAYAGENQHIYAVRPAPHATDTTWVQFSDATLGASLSRAVFIDPYSLKVKGDMPVYGTSGVLPLRTTIDLLHSSLLLGDFGRNYSELAASWLWVAALGGVVLWLGTRPKRKLKQPRSGFAFSRHWHVTLGLTLAIGLVFFSVTGLTWSQWAGGNIDRMRTELNWLTPQVNTSLNSDAPAAPADPHAEHRADMSGMSMPMSSMTKPAAAPAKPVRNNAADADWDRVLNAARQDGLSAAKLELRQPKSADKAWAVTEIDRSWPTQVDAVTVNPQDFSVVDHVYFANFPLVAKLTRWGVDAHMGVLFGLPNQLLLAFFGLGLCSMIVLGYRMWWIRRPKDVEANPAQTLTETWMALPHYAKGAWLMLALALGYALPVMGASLLAFLLLDILRWRKQQRAPLDEAALLASQQSPLGIIRARFAVKRKEMRYFLRGLFILALIVGTVMSNAIIGGVIDQYGIPFSHWSLTMYITQGFMIALYTTVFTALTSIPLWYFFLGEKDDRG from the coding sequence TTGTCTGCTGCTCACTCTGCAGCACCGCGCGGCGCGGTGCTTAATTTGCTACGTCGCTTACATTTTTATATTGGTCTGTTTGTCGCCCCGTTCATCTTCGTTGCGGCGCTCAGCGGCACGCTTTATGTGTTAACGCCTCAGCTGGAAAACCTGATTTATGCCGATGCGCTAACTGCTGAACCACATGGCAACGCGCAGCCGCTGTCCGCGCAAATCAGCGCGGCCCGCGCTTATGCGGGAGAAAATCAACACATTTACGCGGTGCGTCCTGCGCCGCACGCAACGGACACCACGTGGGTGCAATTCAGCGACGCCACGCTTGGTGCATCGCTGTCGCGTGCGGTATTTATCGATCCTTATAGCCTGAAAGTGAAAGGCGATATGCCGGTTTACGGCACCAGCGGCGTATTGCCGTTGCGCACCACCATTGACTTACTGCACAGCAGCCTGCTGCTGGGCGATTTCGGTCGCAACTACAGCGAACTGGCGGCGTCCTGGCTGTGGGTGGCGGCGCTGGGTGGCGTGGTGCTGTGGCTGGGAACACGTCCGAAACGGAAGCTGAAACAGCCGCGCAGTGGCTTCGCCTTCAGCCGACACTGGCACGTCACGCTCGGACTGACGCTGGCAATCGGTTTGGTGTTCTTCTCAGTGACCGGCCTGACGTGGTCGCAGTGGGCGGGCGGCAATATCGATCGCATGCGTACTGAACTGAACTGGCTGACGCCACAAGTCAATACCTCGCTGAATAGCGATGCGCCTGCTGCACCAGCCGATCCGCACGCCGAGCATAGGGCGGATATGTCGGGCATGAGCATGCCGATGTCATCCATGACCAAACCGGCGGCGGCGCCCGCCAAACCGGTGCGTAATAACGCTGCCGATGCCGACTGGGATCGCGTTCTGAACGCGGCGCGTCAGGATGGGCTGAGCGCAGCGAAGCTCGAATTGCGTCAGCCGAAAAGCGCCGACAAAGCGTGGGCGGTGACGGAAATTGACCGCAGCTGGCCAACGCAAGTGGATGCGGTGACGGTGAATCCGCAGGACTTTAGCGTGGTGGATCACGTCTACTTTGCCAATTTCCCGCTGGTGGCGAAGCTGACGCGCTGGGGTGTGGATGCGCACATGGGCGTGCTGTTTGGATTGCCCAATCAGCTGCTGCTGGCGTTCTTTGGCCTTGGTTTATGCAGCATGATTGTGCTCGGTTATCGCATGTGGTGGATTCGCCGGCCAAAAGATGTCGAAGCGAATCCAGCACAAACCCTGACCGAAACCTGGATGGCGTTGCCGCATTACGCCAAAGGTGCGTGGTTAATGTTGGCGCTGGCGTTGGGTTACGCGCTGCCGGTGATGGGCGCGAGTTTGCTGGCGTTCCTGCTGCTGGATATTCTGCGCTGGCGTAAACAGCAACGCGCGCCGCTTGATGAAGCCGCGCTGCTGGCCTCACAGCAATCTCCGCTGGGCATTATTCGCGCACGCTTTGCCGTGAAGCGTAAAGAGATGCGCTATTTCCTGCGCGGTTTGTTCATCCTGGCGCTGATTGTCGGCACGGTGATGAGCAATGCGATTATCGGCGGCGTTATCGATCAATATGGCATTCCGTTCAGCCACTGGTCGCTGACCATGTACATCACGCAGGGCTTTATGATTGCGTTGTACACCACGGTGTTTACCGCACTGACGTCAATCCCGCTGTGGTATTTCTTCCTCGGCGAAAAGGATGACCGAGGCTAA
- a CDS encoding L-talarate/galactarate dehydratase, translated as MMSSVNSNAVSYAKTQATGNATDSGDRIVWIHLSLAFLPLATPVSDAKVLTGRQKPLTEVAIIVAEIETRDGYQGIGFSYSKRAGGQGIYAHACEIADALLGEDPNDIDKIYTKLLWAGASVGRSGMAVQAISPFDIALWDMKARRARLPLAKLLGAHRDSVQCYNTSGGFLHTPLDQVIKNVAISRESGIGGIKLKVGQPNTAEDLRRLTAVRQTLGDDFPLMVDANQQWDRETAIRMGRKMEQFNLVWIEEPLDAYDVEGHAALTAALDTPIATGEMLTSFREHEQLILGNASDVVQPDAPRVGGITPFLKIMDLAARHGRKLAPHFAMEIHIHLAATYPIEPWLEHFEWLNPLFNEQLELRDGRMLISDRHGLGFSLSEQARRWTTLTHSVGKRP; from the coding sequence ATCATGTCGAGTGTGAATTCTAACGCCGTGAGCTACGCCAAAACGCAGGCTACAGGCAACGCCACGGACAGCGGCGATCGTATTGTGTGGATCCATTTGTCGCTGGCATTTTTGCCGCTGGCAACGCCGGTCAGCGATGCCAAAGTACTGACCGGACGTCAAAAGCCATTAACCGAAGTGGCAATAATCGTTGCGGAAATTGAAACGCGCGATGGCTATCAAGGCATCGGCTTTAGCTATTCAAAACGCGCCGGCGGTCAGGGCATTTATGCGCATGCCTGTGAAATTGCTGACGCGCTGCTGGGTGAAGATCCTAATGATATCGACAAGATCTACACCAAACTGCTGTGGGCAGGCGCGTCAGTCGGCCGCAGCGGCATGGCAGTGCAGGCGATTTCGCCGTTTGATATCGCGCTGTGGGATATGAAAGCGCGTCGCGCCAGGCTGCCGCTGGCTAAGCTGTTGGGTGCACATCGCGATTCTGTGCAGTGCTACAACACCTCCGGCGGATTCCTGCACACGCCTCTCGATCAGGTGATCAAAAACGTGGCGATTTCACGCGAAAGTGGCATTGGCGGCATCAAGCTTAAGGTCGGTCAGCCCAACACCGCTGAAGATCTGCGTCGATTAACCGCGGTGCGCCAAACGCTGGGTGATGATTTCCCGCTGATGGTTGACGCCAATCAGCAATGGGATCGCGAAACGGCGATCCGCATGGGCCGCAAGATGGAGCAGTTTAATCTGGTGTGGATTGAGGAGCCGCTGGATGCTTACGATGTCGAGGGCCACGCCGCGCTGACTGCCGCGCTGGATACGCCCATCGCCACCGGGGAAATGCTCACCAGCTTCCGCGAGCATGAACAGCTGATTCTGGGTAATGCTAGCGACGTCGTGCAGCCCGACGCGCCGCGCGTTGGCGGCATCACGCCTTTCCTGAAGATCATGGATCTGGCAGCGCGGCATGGCCGCAAACTGGCACCGCATTTCGCGATGGAGATCCACATTCACCTGGCGGCAACCTACCCGATTGAACCCTGGCTGGAGCACTTCGAATGGCTCAATCCGCTGTTCAATGAGCAGCTGGAACTGCGCGATGGCCGCATGCTGATTTCCGATCGTCACGGCCTTGGCTTTAGCCTGAGCGAGCAGGCGCGGCGCTGGACCACGCTGACGCACAGCGTCGGCAAGCGACCTTAG
- a CDS encoding GlcG/HbpS family heme-binding protein, translating into MNIRLSLIAAAAAFVSFGSHAALTESNLSLADAQKLASAAIQSCAAKNYNVAVTVVDRAGVVKAVQRMDNAGPHTVEASQMKAYTALSTKNPSGKVMEAAQNNAGAQNMRDIPGFLLLAGGVPVKSGDQVIGAIGIGGAPGGNLDEACAMDALKAL; encoded by the coding sequence ATGAACATCCGCCTTTCTCTGATTGCCGCTGCGGCGGCCTTTGTTTCCTTTGGCAGCCATGCGGCATTAACTGAATCCAACCTTTCACTGGCTGACGCACAGAAGCTGGCAAGCGCCGCGATTCAGTCGTGCGCGGCGAAAAACTACAACGTAGCCGTGACCGTGGTTGATCGTGCCGGTGTGGTAAAAGCGGTGCAGCGCATGGATAATGCCGGTCCGCACACCGTGGAAGCCAGCCAGATGAAAGCCTACACCGCGCTCAGCACCAAAAATCCAAGCGGCAAGGTGATGGAAGCGGCGCAGAATAATGCCGGTGCGCAGAATATGCGTGATATTCCTGGCTTCCTGCTGTTGGCGGGTGGTGTGCCGGTGAAAAGCGGCGATCAGGTGATTGGCGCAATCGGCATCGGCGGCGCACCGGGCGGCAATCTGGATGAAGCCTGCGCGATGGATGCACTGAAAGCGTTATAA
- the ahr gene encoding NADPH-dependent aldehyde reductase Ahr, whose product MKISSYAALQAGEALVPYEYDAGPLAAEDVQVAVDYCGVCHSDLSMIDNEWGGSRYPLIAGHEVIGRVVALGDAAQNKGLHIGQRVGIGWTAKSCQHCDACIEGDQVNCENGKTSTINNHGGFASHLRANWQWVIPLPDALDIATAGPLLCGGITVFKPLLMHNISATSRVGVIGIGGLGHMAIKLLRAMGAHVTAFSSSAAKNDSIKAMGADRVVNSRDPQALSALAGQFDLIISTVAVDLDWKPYYQALARRGAFHTVGAVMKPFEVPAFSLIVGDRALTGSSTGSPGQLRALLKLASRTDIAPQVEAFPMSQVNEALEHLRAGKANYRVVLKADF is encoded by the coding sequence ATGAAAATTTCCAGCTATGCCGCTCTGCAAGCGGGTGAGGCGTTGGTGCCTTACGAATACGATGCCGGTCCACTGGCCGCTGAGGATGTGCAGGTTGCGGTAGATTATTGCGGCGTCTGCCACTCTGATTTGTCAATGATCGATAACGAATGGGGCGGCTCGCGCTATCCGCTGATTGCGGGTCACGAAGTGATTGGTCGTGTGGTGGCTTTGGGTGATGCGGCGCAAAACAAAGGGCTGCACATCGGCCAGCGCGTGGGCATTGGCTGGACAGCGAAAAGCTGCCAGCACTGCGATGCCTGTATCGAAGGCGATCAGGTGAACTGCGAAAACGGTAAAACCTCTACCATCAATAATCACGGCGGCTTTGCCAGTCATCTGCGCGCTAACTGGCAATGGGTGATCCCACTGCCGGACGCGCTGGATATCGCCACCGCTGGGCCGTTACTCTGCGGCGGTATTACCGTGTTTAAACCGCTGTTAATGCACAACATCTCCGCCACCAGCCGCGTCGGCGTGATCGGCATTGGCGGTCTGGGGCATATGGCGATCAAACTGCTGCGGGCGATGGGTGCGCACGTTACGGCGTTCAGTTCCTCTGCCGCGAAAAACGATTCGATTAAAGCGATGGGCGCCGATCGGGTAGTGAACAGCCGTGATCCGCAGGCGTTGAGCGCGCTGGCCGGGCAGTTTGATCTGATTATCAGCACCGTGGCGGTGGATCTGGACTGGAAGCCGTACTATCAGGCGCTGGCGCGCCGTGGCGCGTTCCATACTGTGGGCGCGGTGATGAAGCCGTTTGAAGTGCCGGCGTTCAGTTTGATTGTTGGTGACCGTGCGTTAACCGGATCGTCAACCGGTTCACCGGGCCAATTGCGGGCGTTGCTGAAATTGGCATCGCGTACTGACATCGCGCCGCAGGTTGAAGCGTTCCCGATGTCGCAGGTGAATGAAGCGCTGGAACATCTGCGTGCCGGGAAAGCGAACTATCGCGTGGTGTTGAAAGCGGATTTTTAA
- a CDS encoding LacI family DNA-binding transcriptional regulator produces MKPTKLVRKGAPTLEDVARVAGISPMTVSRALNSPQQVRLATVAKVKAAISATGYIPNAQAGSLASNRSRLIAVVVPQINNNMFVDTIQTLNDTLSAHGYHMLLCVTGYETETEAETVATLLSRRPDGIVLTGIHHSSQLKKVLLQAEVPVVEIWDMTPTPIDMLVGFSHEKVGARVAAYLAERGYQRPGLIWTDDRRALQRKQGLLDALAAQGISPQVDAPIALPALMQRGREACAQLLDAHHDVDVLVCSSDTLAQGALMEAQARGIDVPNRLAVIGFGDLDFAAANFPAISTVRVDRHHMGQLAAEQLLNRLRGNAVEHPIIDLGFEMVPRDSG; encoded by the coding sequence ATGAAACCAACCAAACTGGTGCGCAAAGGCGCGCCAACGCTGGAAGATGTTGCCCGCGTCGCGGGGATTTCGCCGATGACGGTCAGCCGGGCGTTAAATTCGCCGCAGCAGGTGCGGCTGGCGACGGTAGCCAAAGTGAAAGCTGCCATCAGCGCCACCGGCTATATTCCTAACGCCCAGGCCGGCAGCCTGGCGAGCAATCGCAGCCGCTTAATCGCGGTGGTAGTGCCGCAAATTAATAACAATATGTTCGTTGATACCATTCAGACGCTGAATGACACGCTCAGCGCGCACGGCTATCACATGCTGTTGTGCGTCACCGGCTATGAGACTGAAACCGAGGCAGAAACCGTGGCGACGCTGTTGTCGCGGCGTCCGGATGGCATCGTGCTGACCGGCATTCATCACAGCAGCCAGTTGAAAAAAGTGTTGTTGCAGGCCGAAGTGCCGGTGGTGGAGATCTGGGACATGACGCCAACACCGATCGACATGCTGGTGGGTTTTTCCCACGAAAAGGTCGGCGCGCGTGTGGCAGCGTACCTCGCAGAACGCGGTTATCAGCGACCAGGTTTGATTTGGACCGATGACCGCCGCGCGCTGCAGCGCAAGCAGGGATTACTCGATGCGTTAGCCGCTCAAGGCATTTCACCGCAAGTGGATGCGCCGATAGCGCTGCCAGCTCTAATGCAGCGCGGGCGCGAAGCCTGCGCTCAACTGCTGGATGCGCATCATGATGTCGATGTGCTGGTGTGCAGTTCCGATACCTTAGCACAAGGCGCATTAATGGAAGCGCAGGCACGCGGAATAGATGTGCCAAATCGGCTGGCGGTGATTGGTTTTGGCGATCTGGATTTTGCTGCTGCTAATTTCCCCGCTATCTCGACGGTGCGCGTTGATCGGCATCACATGGGACAATTAGCGGCTGAACAACTGCTGAACCGGCTGCGAGGCAATGCTGTTGAACATCCCATTATCGATCTTGGTTTTGAGATGGTGCCACGCGATTCCGGTTAG